From a single Anomaloglossus baeobatrachus isolate aAnoBae1 chromosome 8, aAnoBae1.hap1, whole genome shotgun sequence genomic region:
- the CNN3 gene encoding calponin-3, with product MANFNRGPAYGLSAEVKNKIAQKYDPQVEEELRLWIEEVTGMRIGENFQVGLRDGVILCHLINKLHPGAVKKINEAKINWHKLENIGNFIKAIQDYGMKPHDIFEANDLFENGNMTQVQISLVALAGLAKTKGFHTTIDIGVKYAEKQRRQFDDDKLKAGQSVIGLQMGTNKCASQAGMTAYGTRRHLYDPKMQTDKPFDQTTISLQMGTNKGASQAGMLAPGTRRDIYDQKGILQPLDNSTISLQMGTNKVASQKGMSVYGLGRQVYDPKYCAAPTEPIIHNGSQGTGTNGSEISDSDYQAEYPDEYPGEYPDDYPRDYHGQYSDQGIDY from the exons attgCCCAGAAATATGACCCCCAAGTAGAAGAGGAGCTGCGGCTATGGATAGAAGAGGTCACTGGTATGAGAATTGGTGAAAATTTCCAGGTCGGACTGAGGGATGGTGTCATTCTGTGCCA TCTCATTAATAAGCTGCACCCAGGAGCAGTGAAGAAAATTAATGAAGCCAAAATAAACTGGCACAAG CTGGAGAATATCGGGAACTTCATCAAAGCCATACAGGATTATGGGATGAAGCCGCACGACATTTTTGAGGCCAATGATCTGTTTGAGAACGGAAACATGACCCAAGTTCAGATCTCCCTGGTAGCCCTCGCTGGTCTG gccaaaACAAAAGGCTTCCACACCACCATAGACATTGGAGTCAAGTATGCAGAGAAGCAGAGGAGACAGTTTGATGACGATAAGCTGAAGGCTGGACAGAGCGTTATTGGGTTACAG ATGGGAACCAACAAATGCGCAAGTCAAGCGGGTATGACCGCCTACGGGACCAGGAGACATCTGTATGACCCAAAGATGCAGACTGACAAACCATTCGATCAGACAACTATAAGCTTACAGATGGGGACAAACAAGGGGGCCAGCCAG gCAGGAATGCTTGCACCAGGAACAAGGAGAGATATCTATGATCAGAAAGGAATTCTGCAACCATTGGACAACTCCACAATTTCATTACAAATGGGCACCAATAAAGTGGCATCTCAGAAAGGGATGAGTGTATATGGCCTTGGGCGGCAAGTATACGACCCCAAATACTGCGCCGCCCCCACAGAACCTATCATCCACAATGGCAGCCAGGGAACAGGAACAAACGGATCAGAAATCAGCGACAGCGACTACCAGGCAGAGTACCCCGACGAATACCCGGGAGAGTACCCAGATGATTATCCTAGAGATTATCATGGCCAGTACAGTGATCAGGGCATAGATTATTAG